One part of the Quercus lobata isolate SW786 chromosome 7, ValleyOak3.0 Primary Assembly, whole genome shotgun sequence genome encodes these proteins:
- the LOC115953410 gene encoding glutathione S-transferase L3-like, with translation MAAATVNEHLPTALDATSEPPPLFDGTTRLYISYTCPFAQRVWITRNYKGLHDNIKLVPINLQNRPAWYKEKVYHENKVPALEHNGKIIGESLDLIRYVDSNFEGPSLRPDDLVKKEFAHGELIPYIDTFNKTVYTSFKGDAVKEASPAFDHLENALHKFDDGPFFLGQFSLVDIAYIPFVERFQIFFSAMWNYDITTGRPKLAKWIEELNKIDAYKATKPDPKVIVETFKALFSARH, from the exons atggCTGCTGC GACCGTGAACGAGCATCTTCCCACAGCTTTGGATGCCACTTCTGAACCACCTCCTCTATTTGATGGAACTACAAG GTTGTACATCTCTTACACATGCCCATTTGCACAGCGTGTGTGGATCACCCGGAACTATAAG GGATTACATGACAATATTAAATTAGTTCCTATTAACCTTCAGAACAGGCCTGCTTGGTACAAAGAGAAAGTTTACCATGAAAACAAG GTACCCGCATTGGAACACAATGGCAAAATCATCGGGGAGAGCCTCGATTTGATTAGATATGTCGACAGCAACTTTGAAGGGCCTTCTCTTCGCCCCGAT GATCTTGTTAAAAAAGAGTTTGCTCATGGAGAATTAATACCCTACATTGATACCTTCAACAAGACAGTGTACACATCGTTCAAAGGAGACGCAGTTAAAGAAGCTA GTCCTGCTTTTGACCATCTGGAGAATGCTCTTCACAAGTTTGATGATGGGCCTTTCTTCCTTGGTCAATTCAGTTTG GTGGACATAGCTTACATCCCGTTTGTTGAAAGATTCCAAATCTTCTTTTCAGCTATGTGGAATTATGACATCACCACAGGAAGGCCTAAACTTGCTAAGTGGATCGAG GAGTTAAACAAGATTGATGCTTATAAGGCAACAAAGCCGGATCCCAAAGTGATTGTTGAAACATTCAAGGCCCTATTTTCG GCTCGGCACTGA
- the LOC115952115 gene encoding uncharacterized protein LOC115952115 — protein sequence MEAEHYMDNFVAFKKGNTGVGSKHDEGQRCESANGLCLKQTNPSHAVRLDEDVVGLSLQENNIPSDRGRAECSPRKASLPLSLRTNPIPLQDCTNSVPNSNPQVSIRTWKKLAREPGGGWFPAPPGPMSCLSWNCRGLGNPQTKDELVTLVRNKDPKLIFLMETKVEKSVLVRIGRKIHYANLFEVPRHNTGGGLALFWTADSNVDVQSFSENHIDAIIDHGVDDAWRFTGFYGDPETTSRENSWSMLRTLSTRFTLPWLCIGDFNEILYADEKQGWLDRPERQMQGFRDALDFCRLKDLGFNGFPFTWCNRRPGNQNVWIRLDRGVATVDWILKFPTSRIHHLDAFHSDHKPILLSPDLEQNRFYKKGRPFWFEAMWLKDRSCEEVIRDSWGVGMVQATAWGFNSKISTCQTNLRVWNKKTFGHVRHSLKKKLAELKSEEESGGYRNNPFRIQELRDDIQQLQAREECMWKQRSRNRWLKEGDKNTRYFHCRANQRNRRNLITGLEDDNGIWVEDEVGLGKVVEGYFDQIFTSSNPHGFDTILCGIQSVVGMDSTEQLEGDLQASEVKEALNQMAPLTAPGLDGMSPVFYKSFWHIVGEDVTAVVLRALNSGLVPESINTTFITLIPKIKNPKKVSDFRPISLCNVIYKLIAKVVANRLKKFLAISVPDSQSAFLSGRLISDNILVAFETLHYLKRKTRGKMGFMALKLDMSKAYDRVEWSFVEAIMQHLGLGERMRRIIMSCMKSVSYSILLNGQPVGNIKPSRGLRQGYPLSPYLFLLCAIGLQGLLKKAEMEGREVLIKAVIQAIPTYTMGCFKLPKGLIKELEVLIRKFWWGYNDDSRKVHWVSWERLCEAKEVGGMGFKEIEKFNDALLAKQVWRMMQNSESLCFRVFKARFFPNCSILDAKESNTGSYAWKSILGARDVIRKGMMWRIGNGQSVRIKEDKWLPVKSSRVILSPLPLVMAETKVSSLINLELGVWKSEEVNRVFLPHETSLVLGIPLSHRKPPDRVTWACTPSGEYSTSSAYKLLAASASTAHASSSNQASQRSFWKGIWKLQVPNKIKHFVWRVCNNALPTKCNLKRRHITESDLCELCKDTPEDAFHTLCFCSLVAPVWQPFHWFQTMISPPPLNFCDLLNKLLQVRDDLRTELFATIAWCLWNRRNALHFGRPANPMVNISFVASALVQEFIASQIPEIPIHQPSAQHQWRPPEPDAVKVNFDAALFKRTNSAGIGIIVRDWRGVSLAALSMPIPLSSSVADMEALACLRAVQLAAELEFQCVIFEGDSATVISAVNQGSSLLSSFGNIVDDIRYLLPSFSSATFSHVNRTGNLVADALTKKASSNVGSQVWMNALPSDIAVLVDFDVH from the exons ATGGAGGCCGAGCATTACATGGATAACTTTGTGGCTTTCAAGAAAGGCAATACTGGAGTGGGCAGTAAGCATGATGAAGGACAACGTTGTGAATCCGCTAATGGGCTATGTTTGAAACAAACCAATCCGAGCCATGCAGTGAGATTGGATGAAGATGTTGTTGGTTTGTCTCTCCAAGAAAACAACATTCCATCCGACAGGGGTAGGGCCGAATGCTCACCACGTAAAGCCTCACTCCCCCTCAGCCTGAGAACTAATCCAATTCCATTGCAAGATTGCACAAACAGTGTTCCCAATTCTAATCCACAAGTATCCATTCGAACCTGGAAGAAGTTGGCCCGTGAACCAG GTGGTGGCTGGTTCCCAGCACCACCGGGCCCAATGAGTTGCCTTAGctggaactgtcgtgggcttgggaacccacagACAAAAGATGAACTAGTTACGTTGGTACGTAACAAAGATCCCAAGCTGATTTTCTTAATGGAAACCAAGGTTGAGAAATCAGTTTTAGTACGAATTGGTAGAAAGATACATTATGCTAATCTTTTTGAGGTTCCACGTCATAACACTGGGGGTGGTCTTGCTTTGTTTTGGACTGCTGATTCTAATGTGGATGTTCAATCTTTTTCagaaaatcatattgatgctattattgACCATGGAGTTGATGACGCCTGGCGGTTCACTGGTTTCTACGGAGACCCTGAGACCACCAGCCGGGAAAACTCCTGGTCCATGCTCAGAACTTTGAGTACACGGTTTACTCTCCCTTGGTTGTGtattggtgattttaatgaaatcttATATGCAGATGAGAAACAGGGTTGGCTTGATAGACCGGAGAGGCAAATGCAGGGTTTTCGTGATGCTCTTGATTTTTGCAGGTTGaaggatttggggtttaatgGCTTCCCATTCACATGGTGTAACAGGCGCCCAGGAAATCAAAATGTTTGGATTCGATTGGATAGAGGGGTTGCTACCGTTGATTGGATTCTGAAATTCCCTACCTCCAGAATTCACCATTTGGATGCTTTTCATTCTGATCACAAGCCTATACTCCTAAGCCCAGATCTAGAACAAAACCGGTTTTATAAAAAAGGACGTCCTTTCTGGTTTGAAGCCATGTGGTTAAAGGACAGGTCCTGTGAAGAGGTAATTCGAGATTCTTGGGGAGTTGGGATGGTACAAGCCACGGCATGGGGTTTCAATAGCAAAATTTCTACCTGCCAAACAAATCTTAGAGTGTGGAATAAAAAGACTTTTGGCCATGTTCGACATTCTCTAAAGAAAAAATTAGCTGAGTTGAAGTCGGAGGAGGAGAGTGGAGGGTACAGAAACAATCCTTTTCGGATTCAGGAGTTACGAGACGACATCCAACAGTTACAAGCACGAGAGGAGTGTATGTGGAAGCAAAGATCTAGAAACAGATGGCTTAAGGAAGGGGACAAGAACACAAGATATTTTCACTGTAGAGCAAATCAAAGGAATAGGCGGAATTTGATTACAGGATTGGAAGATGACAATGGAATTTGGGTAGAAGATGAGGTCGGCTTGGGGAAGGTGGTGGAGGGCTATTTCGATCAAATTTTCACCAGTTCAAATCCGCATGGTTTTGACACTATCTTGTGTGGTATCCAAAGTGTTGTGGGGATGGATTCGACTGAGCAGTTAGAGGGTGATTTACAAGCTAGTGAAGTCAAAGAAGCTCTCAATCAAATGGCCCCCCTCACAGCCCCTGGTCTTGATGGTATGTCTCCTGTATTCTATAAGTCTTTCTGGCACATTGTAGGGGAAGACGTGACTGCAGTGGTGCTCCGAGCCTTAAACTCAGGTCTTGTTCCAGAATCCATAAATACTACTTTCATCACCCTCATacccaaaattaaaaaccccAAGAAAGTTTCAGACTTTAGGCCAATAAGTTTGTGTAATGTCATCTATAAACTTATTGCTAAAGTGGTGGCTAACCGTTTGAAAAAGTTTCTAGCTATTTCTGTGCCAGATTCGCAGAGTGCTTTCCTTTCAGGTCGGTTGATATCTGATAACATTCTTGTGGCTTTTGAGACGCTTCAttatttgaagagaaaaacacGAGGCAAAATGGGTTTTATGGCTCTAAAGCTTGATATGAGTAAAGCTTATGACCGGGTGGAGTGGAGTTTTGTGGAGGCAATAATGCAACATTTGGGGCTTGGGGAGAGGATGAGAAGAATAATTATGTCATGCATGAAGTCAGTGTCGTACTCAATTCTTCTCAATGGGCAGCCAGTTGGAAACATTAAACCCTCTAGGGGGCTCCGCCAAGGTTACCCTTTGTCACCGTATCTGTTCCTATTGTGTGCCATAGGTCTACAAGGCTTATTGAAAAAGGCAGAGATGGAAG GTAGGGAAGTTCTCATTAAAGCTGTCATTCAAGCCATACCAACGTACACTATGGGTTGTTTCAAGCTACCCAAAGGGTTGATCAAAGAGCTAGAAGTCCTTATTAGGAAGTTCTGGTGGGGCTATAATGATGATTCAAGGAAGGTGCATTGGGTTAGTTGGGAGAGGTTATGTGAGGCAAAAGAAGTGGGTGGAATGGGTTTCAAAGAAATTGAGAAGTTCAATGACGCTCTCCTTGCTAAGCAAGTATGGCGGATGATGCAAAACTCGGAGTCCCTTTGCTTTAGGGTCTTCAAAGCCCGTTTCTTCCCAAATTGCTCTATTCTTGATGCCAAGGAGTCAAATACCGGATCCTATGCATGGAAGAGCATTCTTGGTGCTCGGGATGTTATTAGAAAGGGTATGATGTGGCGTATTGGGAATGGTCAATCTGTTCGAATTAAGGAAGACAAGTGGCTCCCGGTAAAATCAAGTAGAGTAATCCTCTCCCCTCTCCCCTTAGTTATGGCGGAAACTAAGGTCAGCTCTCTTATCAATCTAGAGCTGGGTGTGTGGAAATCTGAGGAGGTTAACCGGGTTTTTCTACCTCATGAAACTTCTTTGGTATTGGGGATTCCACTTAGCCACAGAAAACCCCCTGACCGTGTGACTTGGGCATGCACTCCATCAGGGGAGTATAGCACAAGCAGCGCCTATAAATTGCTAGCTGCCTCGGCTTCAACAGCCCATGCAAGTTCATCCAACCAGGCCTCTCAGAGAAGTTTTTGGAAAGGAATTTGGAAGCTGCAGGTGCCCAACAAGATTAAACACTTCGTTTGGAGAGTTTGTAACAATGCTCTGCCTACCAAGTGTAACCTGAAGCGGCGTCATATTACAGAGTCAGACTTGTGCGAGTTGTGCAAAGATACCCCGGAAGATGCCTTTCATACACTGTGCTTTTGCAGCCTCGTAGCCCCTGTGTGGCAACCTTTCCACTGGTTCCAAACCATGATATCTCCCCCTCCCCTTAATTTCTGTGATTTACTTAACAAGCTTTTGCAGGTTCGGGATGATCTCAGAACAGAGTTGTTCGCAACAATCGCTTGGTGCTTGTGGAACAGACGAAATGCTCTTCATTTTGGTCGCCCAGCTAATCCCATGGTGAATATCAGTTTCGTTGCTAGTGCACTGGTACAGGAATTCATTGCTAGCCAGATTCCAGAAATCCCTATCCATCAACCTTCTGCTCAGCATCAATGGCGCCCTCCAGAACCAGATGCAGTCAAAGTGAACTTCGATGCGGCACTCTTCAAACGGACGAACTCAGCTGGTATTGGCATCATCGTACGTGATTGGAGAGGAGTTTCCCTTGCTGCCTTGTCCATGCCTATTCCGCTATCTTCATCAGTTGCTGATATGGAAGCGCTGGCCTGTCTCAGAGCGGTCCAATTAGCAGCAGAGTTGGAGTTTCAATGCGTAATCTTTGAAGGTGACTCGGCCACAGTCATTTCTGCAGTAAACCAGGGGTCTTCACTACTATCTTCCTTTGGAAATATTGTTGACGATATTCGGTATTTACTTCCTAGTTTTTCTTCAGCTACTTTTAGTCATGTCAACCGCACTGGTAATTTAGTTGCGGATGCTCTCACAAAAAAGGCTTCTTCCAACGTAGGTAGCCAAGTTTGGATGAATGCTTTACCTTCAGACATTGCCGTTTTGGTAGACTTTGATGTTCATTAG